One genomic window of Streptomyces sp. WP-1 includes the following:
- a CDS encoding type IIA DNA topoisomerase subunit B encodes MTADTSVPSTALLAGADRDGSNYTARHLLVLEGLEAVRKRPGMYIGSTDSRGLMHCLWEIIDNSVDEALGGYCDHIEVILHDDASVEVRDNGRGIPVDVEPKTGLSGVEVVMTKLHAGGKFGGGSYAASGGLHGVGASVVNALSARLDVEVDRSGNTHAISFRRGVPGAFTGAGADAKFEAKSGLRKAKKIPKTRTGTRVRYWADRQIFLKDAKLNLETLHQRARQTAFLVPGLTIVVRDEYGLGEGGSKGEESFRFDGGISEFCEYLAGDKPVCDVLRFSGKGTFKETVPVLDEHGQMTPTEVARELGVDIALRWGTGYDTNLRSFVNIIATPKGGTHVSGFEQALTQTMNDVLRAKKMLRVAEDNVVKDDALEGLTAVVTVRLAEPQFEGQTKEVLGTSAARRIVNQVVTKELKAFLTATKRDAAAQARVVMEKVVAAARTRVAARQHKDAQRRKTALESSSLPAKLADCRSDDVDRSELFIVEGDSALGTAKLARNSEFQALLPIRGKILNVQRSSVTDMLKNAECGAIIQVIGAGSGRTFDIDQARYGKIIMMTDADVDGSHIRCLLLTLFQRYMRPMVEAGRVFAAVPPLHRIEVVQPKKGQDKYVYTYSDRELRDKLMEFQTKGIRYKDSIQRYKGLGEMDADQLAETTMDPRHRTLRRINLADLEAAEQVFDLLMGNDVAPRKEFISSSAATLDRSRIDA; translated from the coding sequence GTGACCGCCGATACGTCCGTGCCGTCCACAGCTCTGCTGGCAGGAGCAGACCGCGACGGTTCCAACTACACCGCGCGGCACCTGCTCGTCCTCGAGGGTCTCGAGGCGGTGCGCAAGCGTCCGGGCATGTACATCGGCTCGACCGACAGCCGCGGCCTGATGCACTGCCTGTGGGAGATCATCGACAACTCGGTGGACGAGGCCCTCGGCGGCTACTGCGACCACATCGAGGTGATCCTCCACGACGACGCGTCCGTGGAGGTCCGCGACAACGGCCGCGGCATCCCCGTGGACGTGGAGCCCAAGACCGGCCTGTCCGGCGTGGAGGTCGTCATGACCAAGCTCCACGCGGGCGGCAAGTTCGGCGGCGGCTCGTACGCCGCCTCCGGCGGTCTGCACGGCGTCGGCGCCTCCGTGGTCAACGCCCTCTCCGCCCGTCTCGACGTCGAGGTGGACCGCAGCGGCAACACCCACGCGATCAGCTTCCGGCGCGGCGTGCCGGGTGCCTTCACGGGCGCCGGCGCGGACGCGAAGTTCGAGGCCAAGAGCGGTCTGCGCAAGGCCAAGAAGATCCCCAAGACCCGTACCGGCACGCGCGTGCGCTACTGGGCGGACCGGCAGATCTTCCTCAAGGACGCCAAGCTCAACCTGGAGACGCTGCACCAGCGTGCCCGGCAGACCGCCTTCCTGGTGCCCGGCCTGACCATCGTCGTCCGCGACGAGTACGGCCTGGGCGAGGGCGGCAGCAAGGGCGAGGAGTCCTTCCGCTTCGACGGCGGCATCAGCGAGTTCTGCGAGTACCTGGCGGGCGACAAGCCGGTGTGCGACGTGCTCCGCTTCTCCGGCAAGGGCACCTTCAAGGAGACCGTCCCCGTCCTGGACGAGCACGGCCAGATGACCCCGACCGAGGTCGCCCGCGAACTGGGCGTCGACATCGCCCTGCGCTGGGGCACGGGCTACGACACGAACCTGCGGTCCTTCGTCAACATCATCGCCACGCCCAAGGGCGGCACCCATGTCTCCGGCTTCGAGCAGGCCCTCACCCAGACGATGAACGACGTGCTGCGCGCCAAGAAGATGCTGCGCGTGGCCGAGGACAACGTCGTCAAGGACGACGCCCTGGAGGGCCTCACCGCCGTCGTCACCGTGCGCCTGGCCGAGCCGCAGTTCGAGGGCCAGACCAAGGAGGTCCTCGGCACCTCGGCGGCCCGCCGCATCGTGAACCAGGTGGTCACCAAGGAGCTGAAGGCGTTCCTCACCGCAACCAAGCGGGACGCGGCCGCTCAGGCGCGTGTCGTCATGGAGAAGGTGGTCGCCGCCGCCAGGACGCGTGTCGCGGCCCGCCAGCACAAGGACGCCCAGCGCCGCAAGACGGCCCTGGAGTCCTCGTCCCTGCCGGCCAAGCTCGCCGACTGCCGCAGCGACGACGTCGACCGCAGCGAGCTGTTCATCGTCGAGGGCGACTCCGCGCTCGGCACCGCCAAGCTGGCACGGAACTCCGAGTTCCAGGCCCTGCTGCCGATCCGCGGCAAGATCCTCAATGTGCAGCGCTCGTCCGTGACCGACATGCTCAAGAACGCCGAGTGCGGCGCGATCATCCAGGTCATAGGAGCGGGCTCGGGCCGCACCTTCGACATCGACCAGGCCCGCTACGGCAAGATCATCATGATGACCGACGCCGATGTGGACGGCTCGCACATCCGCTGCCTGCTGCTCACGCTGTTCCAGCGCTACATGCGGCCCATGGTCGAGGCCGGGCGTGTCTTCGCCGCGGTGCCGCCGCTGCACCGCATCGAGGTCGTCCAGCCGAAGAAGGGTCAGGACAAGTACGTCTACACGTACTCGGACCGCGAGCTGCGCGACAAGCTGATGGAGTTCCAGACCAAGGGCATCCGCTACAAGGACTCCATCCAGCGCTACAAGGGCCTCGGCGAGATGGACGCCGACCAGCTGGCCGAGACCACCATGGACCCCCGCCACCGCACCCTGCGCCGCATCAACCTCGCCGACCTCGAAGCCGCCGAACAGGTATTCGATCTCTTGATGGGCAACGACGTGGCGCCTCGCAAGGAGTTCATCTCCAGCTCGGCGGCGACGTTGGACCGGTCGCGGATCGACGCCTGA
- a CDS encoding ATP-binding cassette domain-containing protein: protein MQVIQAFGLTSTSRKARPPAVDDVSFEARAGRITVLLGASGAGKTTALRLMLALRPGRGITYFRGRPLYRIAHPAREVGVLLGDVPGHPARSVRGHLRMLCAASGVPGHRADEVLEAVGLVSFREERLGTLSRGMDRRLGLACALLPDPHTLVLDDPTRGLSPGEAQWLHGMLRAHADQGGTVLTTTGDPREAARIADRVVTLDTGRLVADQEAGEFARTRLRPRVAVRSPYAGRLAAALTKEARTGRRSVEVVREGGNRLSVYGTTTSVVGETAFRHGILVHQLADEIGDMGPGIAVDSALPERALSVGGPAGGRTPPEREKTVFGFSVPDPPTMTRTEPAGSPSPSQRPRTGSSGTSALSTAPAPASPRKPVETPPRAEARVALDAEITARPTGRLETGLARLARTRVIPTRIATTHISALRTLLPGARGPFARPSWTVHPGTRTDRDNDSAHAFDTNSPLPPPISVRPAPTPLRPLRYEIRRAAGIGTGFLICGAVLALSVLTAVALAGIGHTPQARLFAAWPRELPLPPVALAAGLLGALAFGDEFRHPALAADRGTVPRRLGLLAAKLLVTGATATLLAFLVAGCDAEALYLVYGRELTQVPDDWLALSASWIALVVGCAWAGVLAAGVFRSTSGGLAAVLAVPVAVVPLMHTAFRGSAERTVAGLPSRMREVFLLQWPFGGDRYVLAVARLLVQPVGGAMVLSLAALLCAYLFTTLRARA, encoded by the coding sequence ATGCAGGTGATCCAAGCCTTCGGCCTGACCAGCACCTCCCGCAAGGCGCGGCCGCCCGCTGTCGACGACGTCTCCTTCGAAGCGCGGGCCGGCCGGATCACCGTGCTGCTGGGGGCCTCCGGCGCCGGCAAGACCACCGCCCTGAGGCTGATGCTCGCCCTGCGTCCCGGTCGCGGCATCACCTATTTCCGGGGGCGGCCCCTGTACCGGATCGCCCACCCGGCGCGCGAGGTCGGCGTGCTGCTCGGCGACGTACCGGGACATCCGGCACGCTCGGTCCGCGGACATCTGCGCATGCTGTGCGCGGCGTCGGGCGTCCCGGGGCACCGCGCCGACGAGGTCCTCGAAGCCGTCGGCCTCGTCAGCTTCCGGGAGGAACGTCTCGGCACCCTCTCGCGCGGCATGGACCGCAGGCTCGGCCTCGCGTGCGCCCTGCTGCCCGACCCGCACACACTCGTCCTGGACGACCCCACCCGCGGCCTCTCCCCCGGAGAGGCGCAGTGGCTGCACGGCATGCTGCGCGCCCACGCCGACCAGGGCGGCACCGTGCTGACGACCACGGGCGACCCGAGGGAGGCCGCGCGCATCGCCGACCGGGTCGTCACGCTCGACACGGGCAGGCTCGTCGCCGACCAGGAGGCCGGGGAGTTCGCCCGCACCCGGCTGCGCCCGCGCGTGGCCGTGCGCAGCCCGTACGCCGGGCGCCTCGCCGCCGCGCTCACCAAGGAGGCCCGCACCGGCCGCCGTTCCGTCGAGGTCGTACGCGAGGGCGGCAACCGCCTCTCCGTGTACGGCACCACCACCTCGGTCGTCGGCGAGACGGCCTTCCGGCACGGCATCCTCGTCCACCAACTCGCCGACGAGATCGGCGACATGGGACCCGGCATCGCCGTGGACAGCGCGCTTCCCGAGCGCGCGCTGTCCGTGGGTGGCCCGGCGGGCGGCCGTACGCCACCGGAGCGCGAGAAGACGGTGTTCGGCTTCTCCGTGCCGGACCCGCCCACCATGACCCGCACGGAACCAGCCGGTTCGCCCTCCCCCTCTCAACGGCCTCGGACCGGCTCCTCGGGAACCTCGGCGCTCTCGACGGCCCCGGCCCCGGCTTCGCCGAGGAAACCCGTCGAAACCCCACCCCGAGCCGAAGCGCGCGTGGCCCTCGACGCCGAGATCACCGCCCGCCCCACCGGAAGGCTGGAAACCGGCCTGGCGCGCCTCGCCCGCACCCGCGTCATCCCGACCCGCATCGCCACCACCCACATCTCCGCCCTCCGCACCCTCCTGCCCGGAGCCAGGGGACCCTTCGCCCGTCCGTCGTGGACGGTTCACCCCGGAACCCGGACCGACAGGGACAACGACAGCGCCCACGCCTTCGACACGAACTCCCCCCTCCCGCCGCCCATCTCCGTCCGTCCCGCACCCACCCCCCTGCGCCCCCTGCGCTACGAGATCCGGCGGGCCGCGGGCATCGGCACCGGGTTCCTGATCTGCGGCGCGGTGCTCGCGCTGTCCGTGCTGACCGCCGTGGCGCTGGCCGGAATCGGGCACACCCCGCAGGCGCGGCTGTTCGCGGCATGGCCCCGGGAGCTGCCGCTGCCGCCCGTCGCGCTCGCCGCCGGACTGCTCGGGGCGCTCGCCTTCGGCGACGAGTTCCGCCACCCCGCGCTCGCCGCCGACCGGGGCACCGTGCCCCGCCGGCTCGGGCTGCTGGCCGCGAAACTCCTCGTCACCGGCGCCACCGCGACGCTGCTCGCCTTCCTCGTCGCGGGCTGCGACGCCGAGGCGCTCTATCTCGTCTACGGCCGGGAGCTGACCCAGGTTCCCGACGACTGGCTTGCGCTGAGCGCGAGTTGGATCGCCCTCGTCGTCGGGTGCGCCTGGGCCGGGGTGCTCGCGGCCGGTGTCTTCCGGTCCACCTCGGGCGGGCTCGCCGCCGTCCTCGCCGTACCCGTGGCCGTCGTACCCCTCATGCACACGGCGTTCCGGGGGTCGGCCGAGCGCACGGTGGCCGGTCTTCCGTCGCGGATGCGGGAGGTGTTCCTGCTCCAGTGGCCGTTCGGAGGGGACCGGTATGTGCTCGCGGTGGCGCGGCTGCTCGTCCAACCCGTCGGTGGCGCAATGGTGTTGTCCCTGGCGGCACTGCTGTGCGCGTATCTGTTCACCACCCTGCGCGCCAGGGCCTGA
- a CDS encoding NUDIX domain-containing protein, whose protein sequence is MPYDPSAFPPFAVTVDLVVLTVRRHALCALAVRRGESPFQGRWALPGGFVRADEDLNQAAARELAEETGLHAHDPSTPAQDKGAHLEQLATYGDPERDPRMRVVSVAHLALAPDLPAPRAGGDASNARWAPVEELLQQDGYGRDGDPVAPLAFDHAQILADGVERARSKIEYSSLATAFCPPEFTVGELRRVYEAVWGVALDPRNFHRKVTGTPGFLVPTGGTTTRQGGRPAQLFRAGGATLLNPPMLRPEV, encoded by the coding sequence ATGCCCTACGACCCGTCAGCCTTTCCGCCCTTCGCCGTCACCGTGGACCTGGTCGTGCTGACCGTTCGCCGCCATGCGCTGTGCGCGTTGGCGGTACGCCGGGGCGAGTCGCCCTTCCAGGGACGGTGGGCACTGCCCGGCGGCTTCGTACGGGCCGACGAGGACCTGAACCAGGCGGCGGCACGCGAACTGGCCGAGGAGACCGGGCTGCACGCGCACGACCCCTCGACCCCCGCCCAGGACAAGGGAGCACACCTGGAGCAACTCGCCACCTACGGCGACCCCGAGCGGGATCCGCGGATGCGCGTGGTCAGCGTCGCGCACCTCGCGCTCGCCCCCGACCTGCCCGCACCCCGCGCGGGCGGCGACGCCAGCAACGCGCGCTGGGCCCCGGTCGAGGAACTGCTCCAGCAGGACGGTTACGGCCGCGACGGCGACCCCGTCGCACCGCTGGCCTTCGACCACGCCCAGATCCTCGCCGACGGCGTGGAGCGGGCCCGCTCCAAGATCGAGTACTCCTCGCTGGCCACCGCGTTCTGCCCGCCCGAATTCACCGTCGGTGAGCTGCGCCGGGTGTACGAGGCGGTGTGGGGGGTGGCCCTCGACCCGCGCAACTTCCACCGCAAGGTCACCGGGACCCCCGGGTTCCTCGTTCCGACGGGAGGCACCACCACACGCCAGGGCGGCCGCCCGGCCCAGCTCTTCCGGGCCGGTGGGGCCACGCTGCTCAACCCGCCGATGCTGCGCCCCGAGGTCTGA
- a CDS encoding DUF4192 domain-containing protein: protein MTNHSETTAQVTLRTPAELADALPYLLGYRPEDSMVLVALHDSGGKGRFGGRARLGIPAHEEDWEEAARQLARGLVTSSERRGAKPEQLVAYVCQEPAPGEHGRDVKRRLARLAHLLRIQCGDLDVPVIEALCISDGRYWSYCCPVEDCCPEDGTPMGLPGTSVLAAAATYAGMQVRGTLKELRARLQPWEAAAAREQEAALDAGGLALVPRILDETGRAEVAEETIVLAERVIHRLAATTPVAGALPADLRDDGLIGHDEAARLILGLQDRDTRDRAAAWMEGDEAAPALRLWRALARRCVGPYAEHAAPPLTLAGWVAWSTGDELEAREALAMALGADPDYLFARLLHQACNEGVDVESVRRCLRAGRAGGAPGTERAQEGGALPADASATTASVATGPTKCAENVAGPTPAGESDPAARIRRRRRLRSALAAAGDGPRAARVPGPRRRPTVPAPAAGRAPRAGTRHPAGTRMPTKGTGESMT from the coding sequence ATGACGAATCACAGCGAAACCACCGCGCAGGTCACCCTGCGCACCCCGGCCGAACTGGCCGACGCCCTGCCCTACCTGCTGGGATACCGGCCGGAGGACAGCATGGTCCTGGTCGCCCTGCACGACAGCGGGGGGAAGGGCAGGTTCGGCGGCCGGGCCCGGCTCGGCATTCCCGCGCACGAGGAGGACTGGGAAGAGGCCGCTCGGCAGCTGGCCCGGGGCCTGGTGACCAGCAGCGAGCGACGGGGCGCCAAGCCCGAGCAGCTGGTGGCCTACGTCTGCCAGGAACCCGCCCCGGGAGAACACGGCCGGGACGTCAAACGCCGTCTCGCCCGCCTCGCCCATCTGCTGCGCATCCAGTGCGGCGACCTCGACGTGCCGGTCATCGAGGCGCTCTGCATCTCCGACGGCCGCTACTGGTCGTACTGCTGCCCCGTCGAGGACTGCTGCCCCGAGGACGGCACGCCGATGGGCCTGCCCGGCACCTCCGTCCTCGCCGCCGCGGCTACCTACGCCGGCATGCAAGTCCGGGGAACCCTCAAGGAGTTGCGCGCCCGGCTCCAGCCCTGGGAGGCCGCTGCGGCACGGGAACAGGAGGCCGCGCTCGACGCGGGCGGGCTGGCCCTGGTGCCCCGCATCCTCGACGAGACGGGCCGCGCGGAAGTGGCCGAGGAGACCATCGTCCTCGCCGAGCGCGTCATCCACCGCCTCGCCGCGACGACCCCGGTCGCGGGCGCCCTTCCGGCCGACCTGCGCGACGACGGCCTGATCGGCCACGACGAGGCGGCACGGCTGATCCTCGGCCTCCAGGACCGCGACACCCGCGACCGCGCCGCCGCCTGGATGGAGGGCGACGAGGCGGCCCCCGCGCTCCGGCTCTGGCGCGCCCTCGCCCGCCGCTGCGTCGGACCGTACGCCGAGCACGCCGCCCCTCCGCTGACCCTGGCCGGCTGGGTCGCCTGGTCCACGGGCGACGAACTCGAAGCCCGCGAGGCCCTGGCCATGGCCCTGGGCGCCGACCCGGACTACCTCTTCGCCCGCCTCCTGCACCAGGCGTGCAACGAGGGGGTGGACGTGGAATCGGTCCGCCGCTGCCTGCGGGCGGGGCGGGCCGGGGGCGCGCCGGGCACGGAACGCGCGCAGGAGGGCGGGGCGCTCCCGGCGGATGCCTCGGCGACGACTGCCTCGGTCGCGACCGGACCCACGAAGTGCGCGGAAAACGTGGCGGGCCCGACGCCCGCCGGCGAATCGGATCCGGCCGCGCGCATCCGCCGGCGCCGCCGACTGCGGTCCGCCCTCGCAGCCGCCGGGGACGGTCCCCGCGCCGCCCGCGTGCCCGGCCCCCGGCGCCGCCCGACGGTCCCCGCTCCGGCCGCCGGACGCGCTCCACGCGCCGGTACCCGGCACCCGGCGGGCACCCGCATGCCCACCAAGGGAACGGGGGAGAGCATGACCTGA
- a CDS encoding RNA polymerase sigma factor has protein sequence MSASTSRTLPPEIAESVSVMALIERGKAEGQIAGDDVRRAFEADQIPATQWKNVLRSLNQILEEEGVTLMVSAAEPKRTRKSVAAKSPAKRTATKTVAAKTVTTRKATATTAAPAASADPADPADEASPAKKAVAKKATAKKTVAKKATAKKTAAKKTTGKKDDAEILEDEVLEDTKVGDEPEGTENAGFVLSDEDEDDAPAQQVAAAGATADPVKDYLKQIGKVPLLNAEQEVELAKRIEAGLFAEDKLANADKLAPKLKRELEIIAEDGRRAKNHLLEANLRLVVSLAKRYTGRGMLFLDLIQEGNLGLIRAVEKFDYTKGYKFSTYATWWIRQAITRAMADQARTIRIPVHMVEVINKLARVQRQMLQDLGREPTPEELAKELDMTPEKVIEVQKYGREPISLHTPLGEDGDSEFGDLIEDSEAVVPADAVSFTLLQEQLHSVLDTLSEREAGVVSMRFGLTDGQPKTLDEIGKVYGVTRERIRQIESKTMSKLRHPSRSQVLRDYLD, from the coding sequence GTGTCGGCCAGCACATCCCGTACGCTCCCGCCGGAGATCGCCGAGTCCGTCTCTGTCATGGCGCTCATTGAGCGGGGAAAGGCTGAGGGGCAGATCGCCGGCGACGATGTGCGTCGGGCCTTCGAAGCTGACCAGATTCCGGCCACTCAGTGGAAGAACGTACTGCGCAGCCTCAACCAGATCCTTGAGGAAGAGGGTGTGACGCTGATGGTCAGTGCAGCAGAGCCCAAGCGCACCCGAAAGAGCGTCGCAGCGAAGAGCCCGGCCAAGCGCACCGCCACCAAGACGGTCGCGGCGAAGACGGTGACCACCAGGAAGGCCACCGCCACCACGGCCGCCCCCGCGGCGTCCGCCGACCCGGCGGATCCCGCCGACGAGGCCTCGCCCGCCAAGAAGGCCGTGGCCAAGAAGGCGACCGCCAAGAAGACGGTTGCCAAGAAGGCCACCGCCAAGAAGACGGCGGCCAAGAAGACCACGGGCAAGAAGGACGACGCCGAGATCCTCGAGGACGAGGTCCTCGAGGACACCAAGGTCGGCGACGAGCCCGAGGGTACCGAGAACGCCGGCTTCGTCCTGTCCGACGAGGACGAGGACGACGCGCCCGCGCAGCAGGTCGCCGCGGCCGGCGCCACCGCCGACCCGGTCAAGGACTACCTGAAGCAGATCGGCAAGGTCCCCCTGCTCAACGCCGAGCAGGAGGTCGAGCTCGCCAAGCGCATCGAGGCCGGCCTGTTCGCCGAGGACAAGCTCGCGAACGCCGACAAGCTCGCCCCGAAGCTCAAGCGCGAGCTGGAGATCATCGCCGAGGACGGCCGCCGCGCCAAGAACCACCTGCTGGAGGCCAACCTCCGTCTGGTGGTCTCGCTGGCCAAGCGCTACACCGGCCGCGGCATGCTCTTCCTGGACCTCATCCAGGAGGGCAACCTCGGTCTGATCCGCGCCGTCGAGAAGTTCGACTACACCAAGGGCTACAAGTTCTCCACGTACGCCACCTGGTGGATCCGTCAGGCGATCACCCGCGCCATGGCCGACCAGGCCCGCACCATCCGTATCCCGGTGCACATGGTCGAGGTCATCAACAAGCTCGCCCGTGTGCAGCGCCAGATGCTCCAGGACCTGGGCCGCGAGCCCACCCCGGAGGAGCTGGCCAAGGAACTCGACATGACCCCGGAGAAGGTCATCGAGGTCCAGAAGTACGGCCGCGAGCCCATCTCCCTGCACACCCCCCTGGGTGAGGACGGCGACAGCGAGTTCGGTGACCTCATCGAGGACTCCGAGGCCGTCGTCCCCGCGGACGCCGTCAGCTTCACCCTCCTCCAGGAGCAGCTGCACTCGGTCCTGGACACCCTCTCCGAGCGCGAGGCCGGCGTCGTCTCCATGCGCTTCGGTCTCACCGACGGCCAGCCGAAGACCCTGGACGAGATCGGCAAGGTCTACGGCGTGACGCGTGAGCGCATCCGCCAGATCGAGTCCAAGACCATGTCGAAGCTGCGCCACCCGTCGCGCTCGCAGGTGCTGCGCGACTACCTCGACTAG
- a CDS encoding serine protease, whose product MRRSPGRALIRPLVLAATVTAIPLVSASPAAPAAARSVVVGGFPIDVSQAPWTVALSSRDRFGGTRAGQFCGGVAIAPTTVLTAAHCMNDDVLGAPPGHVRDLKVIAGRTDLLSDEGQEIAVKDVQVNPDFDSATNSGDFAVVTLAEPLPQSAVIAMAGPGDPAYAPGTKARVSGWGDLTGGGDYAHRLHAADVRVLADDRCGRAYPGGPDGVYRAASMLCAGEAAGGPDACQGDSGGPLVAGGRLIGLVSWGSGCGRAGSPGVYTRVSEVVRALGTGGDGKSPTKARERPHRNS is encoded by the coding sequence ATGCGCCGATCCCCTGGCCGTGCACTGATCCGGCCGCTCGTCCTCGCGGCCACCGTCACCGCCATACCCCTGGTGAGCGCGTCCCCGGCGGCGCCCGCGGCGGCCCGGAGCGTGGTCGTGGGGGGATTCCCCATCGACGTCTCGCAGGCCCCCTGGACGGTGGCGCTGTCCAGCCGTGACCGGTTCGGAGGCACCCGTGCGGGCCAGTTCTGCGGCGGCGTGGCGATCGCCCCCACCACGGTGCTCACGGCCGCCCACTGCATGAACGACGACGTCCTCGGGGCGCCGCCCGGCCATGTGCGCGACCTCAAGGTGATCGCGGGCCGCACGGACCTGCTGTCCGACGAGGGCCAGGAGATCGCCGTCAAGGACGTCCAGGTCAACCCGGACTTCGACAGCGCGACGAACTCCGGCGACTTCGCCGTCGTCACGCTCGCCGAACCCCTGCCGCAGAGCGCGGTCATCGCCATGGCGGGACCCGGCGACCCGGCCTACGCACCGGGCACCAAGGCCCGGGTCTCCGGCTGGGGCGACCTGACCGGCGGCGGCGACTACGCCCACCGGCTCCACGCCGCGGATGTGCGGGTGCTCGCCGACGACCGTTGCGGCCGCGCCTACCCCGGCGGTCCTGACGGCGTCTACCGGGCCGCCAGCATGCTCTGCGCGGGAGAGGCCGCCGGAGGTCCGGACGCGTGCCAGGGGGACAGTGGTGGCCCGCTGGTGGCCGGCGGCCGGCTGATCGGGCTCGTGTCCTGGGGCAGCGGCTGCGGGCGCGCCGGGAGCCCCGGCGTCTACACCCGTGTCTCGGAGGTCGTACGCGCCCTGGGAACGGGCGGGGACGGGAAATCACCCACGAAAGCCCGCGAGAGGCCCCACAGGAACTCCTGA
- a CDS encoding FadR/GntR family transcriptional regulator, with translation MSTLAHTMMTAARSTDSGLVGPGELDRYSYGDASVGDRVGTPAWDGGESELGRVGRRPAGSRGRGLHGQLVQQLGQMIVSGDLGADRPLVPEEIGQRFEVSRTVVRESLRVLEAKGLVSARPNVGTRVRPVSDWNLLDPDIIEWRAFGPQRDDQRRELSELRWTIEPLAARLAAGHGREEVQQRLSDMVEIMSHAMAQGDALTYSRADTEFHALLIQVAGNRMLEHLSGIVGAALQVSGGPVTGCDRPNDASLAQHARIVDALGTGDGGAAEAAMRQLLTAHPEVERVVPAPREH, from the coding sequence GTGAGTACCCTTGCGCACACCATGATGACCGCCGCCCGTTCCACCGACTCCGGTCTGGTCGGTCCGGGCGAACTCGACCGCTACTCCTACGGTGACGCCTCGGTGGGCGACCGCGTAGGAACGCCCGCCTGGGACGGAGGCGAATCCGAGCTGGGCCGGGTCGGCCGGCGGCCCGCGGGCAGCCGCGGCCGCGGGCTGCACGGCCAACTCGTCCAGCAGCTGGGTCAGATGATCGTCTCGGGCGACCTGGGCGCGGACCGCCCGCTGGTGCCCGAGGAGATCGGCCAGCGCTTCGAGGTCTCCCGGACCGTCGTCCGCGAGTCCCTCCGCGTGCTGGAGGCCAAGGGCCTGGTCAGCGCCCGGCCGAACGTGGGCACGCGCGTCCGTCCCGTCAGCGACTGGAACCTCCTCGACCCGGACATCATCGAGTGGCGGGCCTTCGGCCCCCAGCGCGACGACCAGCGCCGCGAGCTCAGCGAGCTGCGCTGGACCATCGAGCCGCTCGCCGCCCGTCTCGCCGCCGGACACGGCCGCGAGGAGGTGCAGCAGCGCCTGTCCGACATGGTCGAGATCATGAGCCACGCCATGGCACAGGGCGACGCGCTCACCTACTCGCGTGCCGACACCGAGTTCCACGCGCTGCTCATCCAGGTCGCGGGCAACCGCATGCTGGAGCACCTCTCCGGCATCGTCGGCGCCGCCCTCCAGGTCTCTGGCGGCCCGGTCACGGGCTGCGACCGGCCGAACGACGCGTCCCTCGCCCAGCACGCACGGATCGTCGACGCCCTCGGCACCGGCGACGGCGGTGCGGCGGAGGCCGCCATGCGCCAACTGCTCACGGCGCACCCCGAGGTGGAGCGGGTGGTTCCCGCCCCGCGCGAGCACTGA